A portion of the Lolium rigidum isolate FL_2022 chromosome 1, APGP_CSIRO_Lrig_0.1, whole genome shotgun sequence genome contains these proteins:
- the LOC124684448 gene encoding ABC transporter A family member 8-like, with translation MPSCAKISSSRGVRPCFIILQKRNRKATIRLIIVPIYLCLLLSILQRVINNLLDKPKYKCGCKCVNVNGSVPCQNVCGIQYSTLDQAGSCPIPNPPEWPTLLQVPRPEYRAIQDSSKLFTGLPDASCRKSQSCPASIPFTGANESLSTSVMQNMFTDSPLTNISDFTSISTLLLGTDVSGTSRGFIDPAFISGAPIYVLQSQCKPMDSVTVHTTIDAVNVHKEIKCVQGLPLWRNSSITINAETFKGYRKGKTGEGISEVAMAYDFQDSNEKRFNVLAIYNSTYQNISYIPMPFGLLRVSRSLNAVSNAYLQFLQGQGSGIKMLLEFSKEMPKQATRLTIDFSSLAGPLFFEWVVALLFPVMLTYLVYEKQQKLRTMMKMHGLGNGPYWIIYYAYFLTLSTVYLLLFVIFGSVIGLSFFKENDYSIQFVFLFSFINLQIVLSFLAAAFFSKVNTAQAIAYLYIFGSGLMAGSLIRNFIEGGKFPSHWITVLEIIPAFSLYRGLYELSQYAIRASETGNPGMRWSDLSDESNGMRNVLIIIIVEWLVLLPVAYYFDHAAAVGHRSSPISIVKRLLRKNPTWRKIAVNEVADRPANDVHVEMEKLDIIEERKTVDQVLQQRYSGYAVICDDLKKVYHGKDGNPDKHAVRGLSLALPYGECLGILGPNGAGKSSFISMMIGFTKPTSGNAFVQDFSIHTDMDNIYNSMGVCPQNDMLWEMLTGREHLQFYGRLKSLSGSTLDLAVEESLRSVNLLLGGAADKQVRKYSGGMKRRLSVAISLIGHAKVVYMDEPSTGLDPASRKSLWSAVKQAKQDRAIILTTHSMEEAEALCDRLCIMVDGRLQCIGRPQELRARYGGYYVLTMTTSSEFEHEVENLVLKLSPNARKVYHLSGTQKYELSKQEVRIADVFMTVENFKKRIEVQAWGLADTTMEDVFVNVATGAQSSDQLS, from the exons ATGCCCTCCTGCGCAAAAATCTCATCTTCCAG AGGTGTCAGGCCATGTTTCATCATCTTGCAGAAACGTAACAGGAAGGCAACCATTCGGCTAATAATAGTTCCGATATACCTCTGTCTATTGCTCAGCATCCTTCAACGagtcatcaacaatttgttggacAAACCAAAATACAAGTGTGGCTGCAAGTGTGTTAATGTGAACGGTTCAGTTCCGTGCCAAAATGTGTGCGGAATTCAGTACTCTACACTGGATCAGGCTGGCAGTTGCCCTATACCAAATCCTCCAGAATGGCCTACTCTCCTGCAAGTGCCCCGCCCCGAGTATCGTGCCATCCAGGATTCCTCTAAATTGTTCACAGGCCTTCCGGATGCATCATGCAGAAAATCACAATCCTGCCCGGCCAGTATTCCCTTCACGGGAGCAAATGAAAGTCTATCTACTA GTGTCATGCAGAACATGTTCACAGACTCGCCACTTACAAATATTTCTGATTTTACAAGCATATCTACTCTTCTCCTT GGGACAGATGTATCAGGTACTTCTAGGGGCTTCATTGATCCTGCTTTTATCTCGGGTGCACCCATTTATGTACTTCAATCTCAATGCAAGCCCATGGATTCAGTTACGGTCCACACTACCATTGATGCTGTTAATGTTCACAAAG AGATAAAATGTGTTCAAGGTCTACCCTTGTGGCGGAATAGTTCAATAACAATCAATGCGGAGACATTTAAGGGTTACCGGAAAGGGAAAACTGGGGAAGGGATAAGTGAAGTTGCAATGG CCTATGATTTCCAGGACTCAAATGAGAAGCGTTTCAATGTGCTTGCAATTTATAACTCGACTTACCAGAATATCTCTTATATTCCAATGCCATTCGGACTTCTGCGTGTTTCACGATCACTGAATGCG GTCTCAAATGCCTATCTCCAATTTCTACAAGGTCAAGGTTCAGGCATAAAAATGTTGCTTgagttctcaaaagaaatgcctaaGCAAGCGACTCGTCTGACGATTGATTTTTCTTCTCTTGCTGGTCCTCTCTTTTTTGAATGGGTTGTCGCATTACTTTTCCCG GTTATGCTGACATACCTTGTATACGAGAAGCAACAAAAGCTCCGGACAATGATGAAAATGCACGGGCTTGGGAACGGCCCTTACTGGATTATCTACTACGCCTACTTCCTTACTTTGTCTACAGTGTATCTTTTGTTGTTTGTCATTTTTGGATCCGTCATAG GTCTAAGTTTTTTCAAGGAGAACGACTACAGTATCCAGTTTGTTTTCCTCTTCAGTTTCATTAACCTGCAGATTGTATTATCCTTCCTAGCTGCAGCATTCTTTTCAAAAGTTAATACTGCTCAAG CAATTGCATACTTGTACATATTTGGATCAGGGTTAATGGCAGGATCTCTTATTCGCAATTTTATTGAAGGTGGAAAATTTCCAT CACATTGGATTACAGTTCTGGAGATAATACCTGCATTTTCTTTATACCGAGGATTATATGAGCTTAGCCAATATGCCATTAGGGCTTCGGAAACAGGAAATCCTGGCATGCGATGGAGTGATCTAAGTGATGAATCAAATGGAATGAGGAATGTGCTGATCATTATTATTGTCGAGTGGTTGGTTTTGCTTCCTGTTGCATATTATTTTGACCATGCTGCTGCAGTTGGACACAGATCAAGTCCCATTTCTATAGTCAAACGTCTTCTAAGGAAGAATCCCACTTGGAGAAAGATAGCTGTTAACGAAGTAGCCGATAGGCCTGCTAATGATGTTCATGTAGAAATGGAGAAGCTAGACATTATCGAAGAA AGGAAGACTGTTGATCAAGTACTACAGCAACGGTATAGTGGCTATGCTGTTATATGTGACGATCTCAAGAAAGTATATCATGGAAAGGATGGCAACCCTGATAAGCATGCTGTTCGAGGTCTATCACTTGCTTTACCATACGGAGAGTGTTTGGGTATTCTTGGTCCTAATGGAGCTGGCAAGAGCTCTTTTATTAGCATG ATGATTGGATTCACAAAGCCAACATCAGGGAATGCATTTGTACAGGATTTCAGCATACATACTGACATGGATAACATCTACAACAGCATGGGGGTTTGCCCACAGAATGA TATGCTTTGGGAGATGCTGACTGGCAGAGAACATCTCCAATTTTATGGTCGCCTGAAGAGTCTCAGTGGCTCTACTTTGGACCTT GCTGTTGAAGAATCTTTAAGAAGTGTAAATTTACTTCTTGGTGGTGCTGCTGATAAGCAAGTTAGGAAGTACAGCGGTGGCATGAAGAGGCGTCTTAGTGTCGCAATCTCACTGATTGGACACGCTAAA GTAGTGTACATGGATGAGCCCAGTACTGGACTGGATCCAGCCTCGAGGAAGAGTCTCTGGAGTGCAGTGaagcaagcaaagcaagatagagcAATCATACTTACGA CCCATTCCATGGAAGAAGCCGAAGCTCTCTGCGATCGGCTGTGTATTATGGTAGATGGAAGGCTCCAATGCATAGGAAGGCCTCAAGAG CTCAGAGCTAGATATGGAGGCTATTATGTCCTGACGATGACGACATCCTCAGAGTTCGAACACGAGGTTGAGAATTTGGTACTTAAGCTCTCGCCAAATGCAAGAAAGGTATATCATTTGTCAGGAACACAGAAATATGAGCTGTCGAAGCAAGAAGTTAGGATTGCAGATGTCTTCATGACTGTGGAGAATTTCAAGAAGAGAATTGAAGTGCAAGCATGGGGCCTCGCGGACACCACCATGGAAGATGTGTTTGTCAACGTCGCCACAGGGGCGCAGTCGAGTGACCAACTCTCTTAG